In Vibrio lentus, a single genomic region encodes these proteins:
- a CDS encoding LysR family transcriptional regulator yields the protein MSNDIPNFNLLAVFSAVMEQGSLSKAADQLSTNQSTISTALARLKKEIGQELFVRKGRGVAPTSYAQSLYEQIKAPINELNGVFQSMTNFDEQSSERKFVISAPEHLQWVLLNSFAALPNQNLSLEVFDQPDSDERIYEDLLTQEFDAMIDIVVPEHPSIVSETLYEGEFVIVCRADHPRIQGEISEAQFLSEKHAVLDRTRRKVRSLNHYTSLDLSQRKIVFHGRSLFSNILLCSQSDYITVVPLSMAVQFQEKLSLQLFKPPFEYQPMSHYLIWLKKQNSDPAHKWFREQVISTSDAMSKALKDRRLRF from the coding sequence ATGAGCAACGACATCCCCAACTTCAATCTACTTGCCGTGTTTTCTGCGGTGATGGAGCAGGGCAGTTTAAGTAAAGCTGCGGATCAACTCAGTACCAACCAATCGACCATCAGTACCGCATTAGCCCGCCTAAAAAAAGAGATTGGCCAAGAGCTTTTTGTTCGCAAAGGAAGAGGGGTTGCGCCTACGTCTTATGCCCAAAGCTTGTATGAACAAATCAAAGCGCCGATCAATGAACTCAATGGCGTGTTTCAGTCGATGACCAACTTTGATGAGCAATCTTCTGAACGTAAGTTTGTGATTTCTGCGCCTGAGCACTTACAGTGGGTGCTGCTCAATAGTTTTGCAGCGCTCCCTAATCAAAACTTGTCATTAGAAGTCTTTGATCAACCAGACAGTGATGAGCGCATTTACGAAGATCTTTTGACTCAAGAATTCGATGCGATGATCGATATTGTGGTGCCTGAACACCCAAGTATTGTCAGTGAAACACTTTATGAGGGCGAGTTTGTGATCGTGTGTCGAGCTGATCACCCACGAATCCAAGGTGAAATCAGCGAAGCTCAGTTCCTAAGTGAAAAGCATGCCGTATTAGACAGAACACGACGCAAAGTTCGCAGTTTGAATCACTACACTTCTTTGGATCTGTCCCAACGTAAAATCGTATTTCATGGGCGTTCGCTGTTCAGTAATATCTTGCTGTGTAGCCAATCCGATTACATCACTGTGGTGCCTTTATCTATGGCCGTGCAGTTCCAAGAAAAGTTAAGTTTACAGCTGTTCAAGCCACCCTTTGAATATCAGCCGATGTCTCACTACCTGATTTGGTTGAAGAAGCAGAACAGCGACCCCGCTCATAAATGGTTCAGAGAACAAGTCATCAGTACGTCAGATGCAATGTCGAAGGCGCTTAAAGATAGGCGTTTGCGGTTTTAA
- a CDS encoding peptidylprolyl isomerase, giving the protein MIILTTNFGDIEIELNLEKAPVSSKNFLKYCQEGFYEGTTFHRVIEGFMIQGGGHTIDMTEKPTHAPIVNEANRGLKNVIGSVAMARTDAPHSATAQFFINLDDNDFLDHTATSNAGWGYAVFGKVSAGMDVVNKIALAPTTTRWGHEDVPCEDIVISKVTINN; this is encoded by the coding sequence ATGATTATTCTGACCACTAACTTTGGCGACATCGAAATTGAACTTAACCTTGAGAAAGCGCCAGTAAGTTCAAAAAACTTCCTTAAATACTGCCAAGAAGGCTTCTATGAAGGCACCACGTTTCACCGTGTGATTGAAGGCTTTATGATTCAAGGTGGTGGACACACTATCGACATGACAGAGAAGCCAACACACGCACCTATCGTCAATGAAGCAAATCGTGGACTAAAGAACGTGATTGGCTCAGTGGCAATGGCTCGTACAGACGCACCACACTCAGCAACGGCGCAGTTCTTTATCAACCTTGACGACAATGATTTCCTTGATCATACCGCGACCAGCAACGCAGGTTGGGGTTACGCAGTGTTTGGCAAAGTATCGGCAGGCATGGACGTGGTCAACAAGATTGCGCTTGCACCAACCACTACTCGCTGGGGACACGAAGATGTGCCTTGCGAAGATATCGTGATCTCGAAAGTCACTATTAACAACTAA
- the gloA gene encoding lactoylglutathione lyase, which yields MKFLHTMIRVTDLDKSIEFYTKVLGMKELERHENKDYRYTLVFVGYEQGGTTIELTYNWDTNEYEMGSAFGHLALGVEDIYAACDKIKSLGGNVTREAGPVKGGSTHIAFITDPDGYQIELIQLG from the coding sequence ATGAAATTCCTACACACAATGATCCGAGTTACTGATTTAGACAAGTCTATCGAGTTCTACACCAAGGTATTGGGAATGAAGGAACTTGAACGCCATGAAAACAAAGACTACCGCTACACATTAGTTTTTGTTGGCTACGAACAAGGCGGCACGACTATCGAGCTAACGTACAACTGGGATACTAATGAGTATGAGATGGGCAGCGCGTTTGGTCATCTGGCATTGGGTGTGGAAGATATTTACGCAGCATGCGACAAGATCAAATCGCTAGGTGGTAATGTGACTCGTGAAGCGGGGCCAGTAAAAGGTGGCTCAACGCACATCGCATTTATCACTGACCCAGACGGCTACCAAATCGAACTGATTCAACTAGGTTAA
- a CDS encoding cytochrome b/b6 domain-containing protein, with the protein MKIWDLPTRLYHWLQAALFIGLAVSGFSGNGPHIYLGLALFSLILWRLVWGMIGSDTSRFSQFISSPKSAWRYLRGKTQPKPGHNPLGAWMVIGMITTLFVQCITGLVIAGFFDNLPYSDVIITDTVFDILGTAHAIAARMLVAFVVLHLLAILVYKLRSKPLVLAMFTGKQNQPSLTDHFENGSQLAFSSNRKALLVLIASVLVTMTIVVMSS; encoded by the coding sequence ATGAAAATCTGGGATCTACCGACTCGACTCTATCACTGGCTGCAAGCAGCTCTGTTTATTGGCCTTGCTGTATCTGGTTTTAGCGGCAATGGCCCACACATTTATTTAGGGCTCGCGCTGTTTAGTTTGATTCTGTGGCGCTTGGTCTGGGGAATGATTGGTAGTGATACCAGTCGTTTTTCTCAATTCATTAGCTCCCCGAAGTCAGCTTGGCGTTACTTGCGCGGCAAAACTCAACCCAAGCCGGGACACAATCCGTTAGGTGCGTGGATGGTGATAGGAATGATCACGACTCTGTTTGTCCAATGTATAACAGGGCTTGTGATTGCTGGTTTCTTTGACAACTTGCCCTACTCTGATGTGATCATCACCGACACTGTATTTGATATCTTGGGTACGGCTCATGCTATCGCGGCACGTATGTTGGTCGCATTTGTCGTTTTGCATTTGCTGGCGATCCTTGTGTACAAACTACGCTCAAAGCCCTTGGTTTTAGCTATGTTCACAGGCAAACAAAATCAACCATCGCTAACAGATCATTTTGAAAATGGCAGTCAATTAGCTTTTTCATCAAATAGAAAAGCGTTGTTGGTGCTAATTGCATCGGTATTAGTTACGATGACAATAGTTGTAATGTCATCGTAA
- a CDS encoding alkene reductase → MTNALFQPIQLGNIELKNRIVMPPMTRSRATQPGNSANDMMAAYYAQRASAGLIIAEGTQISPMGQGYAWTPGIYSDEQIAGWKKVTDAVHEKEGVIFAQLWHVGRVTHPDNIGGEQPISSSALKAENVKVFIDNGTDEPGFVDVVEPREMTKEDIKQVVEQYRQAALNAIEAGFDGIELHAANGYLINQFIDSEANNRTDEYGGSTENRLRFLGEVVEAMVEAIGADRVGVRLAPFTSLNGTVDATPVETYTAAAALLNLYKIVYLHIAEVDWDDAPETPKAFKAAVREAYDGVLIYAGKYDSERGEKAVAEGVTDMVGFGRPFVANPDLPARIQNGYPLAAHDPNTLFGGAEKGLTDYPEYAG, encoded by the coding sequence ATGACAAACGCACTATTTCAACCAATTCAACTTGGTAACATTGAGCTTAAAAACCGTATTGTTATGCCTCCGATGACGCGCTCACGTGCGACGCAACCTGGTAATTCAGCAAACGACATGATGGCGGCTTACTACGCTCAGCGCGCTTCGGCAGGTTTGATCATTGCTGAAGGCACACAAATTTCACCTATGGGTCAAGGTTATGCTTGGACTCCGGGTATCTATTCTGATGAGCAGATCGCGGGTTGGAAAAAAGTCACGGATGCAGTGCATGAGAAAGAGGGCGTTATCTTCGCTCAACTTTGGCATGTAGGCCGTGTCACGCACCCAGACAACATTGGTGGTGAACAACCAATTTCGTCTTCTGCACTTAAAGCAGAGAATGTAAAAGTATTCATTGATAACGGTACAGATGAACCGGGTTTTGTTGATGTGGTTGAACCTCGTGAGATGACCAAAGAAGACATCAAACAAGTGGTTGAACAGTATCGCCAAGCGGCTTTGAACGCGATTGAAGCGGGCTTTGATGGCATCGAACTTCACGCCGCGAATGGTTACTTAATCAACCAATTCATCGATTCTGAAGCAAACAACCGTACCGATGAATACGGTGGTTCAACTGAAAACCGCCTGCGTTTCTTGGGTGAAGTAGTTGAAGCTATGGTTGAAGCGATTGGTGCGGACCGTGTTGGTGTTCGTCTTGCTCCGTTTACTTCGCTAAATGGCACGGTTGACGCAACGCCTGTTGAAACTTACACAGCTGCGGCAGCACTACTTAACCTATACAAAATTGTTTACCTGCACATTGCAGAAGTCGATTGGGACGATGCACCTGAAACGCCAAAAGCATTTAAAGCGGCAGTTCGTGAAGCTTACGATGGTGTCCTTATTTATGCGGGTAAATACGATAGCGAGCGTGGCGAAAAAGCCGTTGCTGAAGGCGTAACTGACATGGTTGGTTTTGGTCGTCCATTCGTTGCTAACCCAGATTTACCTGCTCGTATTCAAAATGGTTACCCACTTGCAGCCCACGATCCAAATACATTGTTCGGTGGGGCTGAAAAAGGTTTAACGGATTACCCAGAATACGCAGGCTAA
- a CDS encoding DMT family transporter translates to MMNVKAMRGELYLLFATLLAGVGWIASKLVVLEMPGPVFIGVRFLVASLILLPFCIHHIRKLSFKQILSLCGVGLLLSASLQVWVYAVSVTESLSEGAFIMSLAMIIAPFVSWIIFRVKPNRAFWMSFPIAIIGMLLLTLTNGWHVEPSQIYFLLASMTLSVHFVMNKRVMSNIKPIASICVQLFVVGISGLAFASMTTQPDFEITKTLVFWFIVSAVIATSIRYLLQTVGQHSVNMEVAALIMILEPVWTLLLSVSVLGETVEMQKLLGGAVIIGSLFCYIKWSRRK, encoded by the coding sequence ATGATGAATGTGAAAGCGATGCGCGGAGAGCTTTACCTTCTATTTGCCACCCTGCTAGCTGGGGTTGGATGGATTGCATCTAAGCTGGTGGTATTGGAAATGCCGGGACCAGTGTTCATTGGTGTGCGGTTTTTAGTGGCGAGTCTTATTCTTCTGCCGTTTTGTATTCATCATATTCGTAAGCTTTCGTTTAAGCAGATCTTGTCTCTTTGCGGCGTGGGTTTGCTGCTGTCTGCCTCACTGCAAGTCTGGGTGTATGCAGTGTCGGTGACCGAGAGCTTGTCTGAAGGGGCATTCATCATGAGCCTCGCCATGATCATTGCGCCGTTTGTTTCTTGGATTATCTTCCGAGTGAAACCGAATCGTGCATTTTGGATGTCTTTTCCTATCGCGATTATCGGTATGTTACTGCTTACTCTGACTAATGGTTGGCATGTAGAACCGAGTCAGATTTATTTCTTATTGGCATCAATGACGCTTTCTGTTCACTTTGTGATGAACAAGCGTGTGATGAGTAATATCAAGCCTATTGCTTCGATTTGTGTACAGCTTTTTGTTGTAGGAATCAGTGGACTGGCATTTGCGTCGATGACAACTCAACCCGATTTTGAAATAACCAAGACCTTAGTCTTCTGGTTTATTGTTTCAGCGGTTATCGCGACGTCGATACGTTACTTGCTACAAACTGTGGGCCAGCATTCTGTGAACATGGAAGTGGCGGCATTGATCATGATTCTTGAGCCAGTGTGGACATTGTTATTGAGTGTCAGCGTGTTGGGTGAAACAGTTGAGATGCAAAAGTTGCTAGGTGGAGCGGTGATTATTGGTTCGCTATTTTGTTATATCAAATGGTCGAGACGAAAATAA
- a CDS encoding MarR family winged helix-turn-helix transcriptional regulator: MSQEFDRQNSFGWMINVVANKASKDFDVELKQHGLSLALWPTLMCLWEEEGITQRDIAAKSKVENSTTTRTLDKLEKLELVERRADPNSRRSFRIYLTEKGKALEEQLVPIPIRLNKELMNELDAEEQQMMIKLLQKMVAAI, encoded by the coding sequence ATGTCTCAAGAATTTGATAGACAAAATAGCTTTGGGTGGATGATCAATGTGGTCGCCAACAAAGCGAGCAAAGATTTTGATGTAGAACTCAAACAACACGGTTTGAGCCTTGCCCTTTGGCCAACCTTGATGTGCTTGTGGGAAGAAGAAGGCATTACGCAGCGCGACATCGCAGCGAAGTCCAAAGTCGAGAATTCGACAACGACTCGAACATTAGACAAGTTAGAAAAGCTTGAGTTGGTTGAACGCAGAGCCGATCCAAACAGTCGTCGTTCTTTCAGAATCTACTTAACGGAAAAAGGGAAAGCACTCGAAGAACAACTCGTTCCAATCCCTATTCGTTTAAACAAAGAATTGATGAATGAGTTGGACGCTGAAGAACAGCAGATGATGATCAAGCTACTTCAAAAGATGGTCGCAGCGATCTGA
- a CDS encoding BamA/TamA family outer membrane protein, producing MTRHSFLTTAFLSTVASFSSSAFEVDTRESQEPELDDQFRVIAIPFYDPSVDTGISVVPIYNFYADGETKNASTLSATLTYTQNDSYYIKGNADLLLNGDSLRFTGEMGFSSTNITLVDLVDTNHQEYAFDGDFYFKIYDNIYLGTGLNYSTARYLGDTPRDDLLLKFTGFNEEYEADMGAKLSFLWDEREHYYYPYHGFLFELTYEDHGAWLGNDEDATYSSLFSDYRFFYSLTHNDNHIIASRWVTRYLLDAENAPSSAYSTYGRQGRNVQRGFVAGDHIASHMTNLEMEYRYSISGSSINFLNNVAVVGLTGVGKVFGERLNPKDPYHSFDDGDLLTMVGLGLRYRLMRQERINVRMDFTYNNEDEVLAYFSLGENI from the coding sequence ATGACTCGACACTCTTTTTTGACAACAGCCTTTCTTTCGACTGTTGCCAGTTTCTCCAGTTCAGCTTTTGAAGTTGATACGCGAGAGTCACAAGAACCTGAACTGGATGACCAATTTCGTGTCATTGCTATCCCCTTCTACGATCCAAGTGTCGATACTGGGATTTCGGTTGTTCCTATCTACAACTTTTACGCAGATGGTGAAACCAAGAACGCATCAACCTTATCGGCAACCCTGACTTATACCCAAAACGACAGCTACTACATAAAAGGTAATGCAGACCTTTTATTAAACGGTGATTCCTTACGGTTCACTGGTGAAATGGGTTTCTCTAGCACCAACATCACGCTGGTTGATCTTGTCGATACCAACCATCAAGAATACGCTTTCGATGGTGATTTTTATTTTAAGATCTACGACAACATCTATCTGGGCACAGGGTTAAATTACTCTACCGCTCGTTATCTAGGGGACACGCCTCGCGATGATCTTTTACTTAAGTTCACAGGGTTTAATGAAGAATATGAAGCGGACATGGGAGCAAAACTTTCATTCCTATGGGATGAAAGGGAGCATTACTACTATCCGTACCACGGCTTCTTGTTTGAGCTGACTTATGAAGATCATGGCGCTTGGTTAGGTAATGATGAAGATGCGACTTACTCTTCGCTGTTTTCTGACTACCGTTTTTTCTACAGCTTGACGCACAACGACAATCACATCATCGCAAGCCGATGGGTCACGCGTTACCTACTTGATGCCGAGAATGCCCCTAGCAGTGCCTACAGTACCTATGGTCGACAAGGACGAAACGTTCAACGTGGTTTCGTCGCGGGTGATCACATCGCTTCACACATGACCAACCTTGAGATGGAATACCGCTACTCGATTTCTGGCTCATCAATTAATTTTCTAAACAACGTCGCCGTGGTCGGTTTAACGGGTGTCGGTAAAGTGTTTGGCGAAAGGCTCAACCCGAAAGACCCTTATCATAGCTTTGATGATGGCGACCTTCTGACCATGGTTGGCCTCGGATTGCGCTATCGATTAATGCGCCAAGAACGTATCAATGTACGTATGGACTTCACCTACAACAACGAAGATGAAGTGCTGGCGTATTTTAGTTTGGGTGAGAACATATAG
- a CDS encoding OmpP1/FadL family transporter: protein MKKHALAIVVSTLSTHAMAAGPLLPELGSLNASTAGAGTAALAESALTAWTNPAGMSQLKETNVTVNASILDTTFDYADQGSTGPAFSNGENADGGTTTPAGSFYFVTPINDQFHAGLSVASQGGSGVDYGDNFHGGNLLENVEFITVQIAPAISYKVTDRFAVGAAINLEYFSANGELDVFPGVISTIGEGKLEANADDFNVGYTLSAFYKFNEAHRIGLIYRSEIAHYGEGDVKTTQPGFRGNIVNMDVGLDFIMPQHVQASGVHAVNPQWDMLWSVTWYDLSIWTDLTLDLNNAPIEIVQRDFDDVWNFAIGTHYQLNDQWRLETGVSYETSPQDDPTKVYMDLPISDIWRYGVGATYRVNDNWQVRGYYDYIDLGTPNIDYTLGLAPSLGNLNGQYKSHAHYFGLQANYRFK, encoded by the coding sequence ATGAAAAAACACGCACTTGCCATTGTAGTGTCAACACTTTCAACTCATGCAATGGCGGCTGGCCCATTGCTTCCTGAATTAGGTTCATTGAACGCAAGTACTGCAGGAGCTGGTACCGCAGCTCTAGCAGAGAGTGCTTTAACAGCTTGGACTAACCCGGCCGGCATGTCTCAACTCAAAGAAACCAACGTTACTGTAAATGCTTCCATTTTAGACACGACATTTGATTACGCTGATCAAGGATCAACAGGCCCCGCATTTTCAAATGGGGAGAACGCCGATGGCGGGACAACAACCCCAGCAGGCAGTTTCTACTTTGTCACACCAATCAACGATCAATTCCACGCAGGCCTTTCAGTTGCATCACAGGGTGGTTCCGGCGTTGATTATGGTGACAATTTCCACGGTGGTAATTTATTAGAAAACGTGGAGTTTATTACTGTACAAATTGCACCAGCCATATCGTACAAAGTAACTGACAGGTTTGCTGTTGGTGCTGCCATCAATCTGGAATACTTCTCGGCAAATGGTGAGCTCGATGTCTTTCCTGGAGTTATCTCAACGATTGGAGAGGGCAAGCTTGAGGCCAATGCCGACGATTTTAACGTAGGTTATACACTCAGTGCCTTTTACAAATTCAACGAAGCACATCGTATCGGTTTGATTTATCGCTCTGAGATCGCTCATTACGGTGAAGGTGATGTCAAAACAACGCAGCCAGGATTCAGAGGCAATATCGTCAACATGGATGTTGGACTAGATTTCATCATGCCACAACACGTTCAAGCAAGTGGTGTTCATGCCGTTAATCCGCAATGGGACATGCTTTGGAGTGTGACTTGGTATGACTTATCAATTTGGACAGACCTAACGCTCGACCTGAACAATGCACCAATTGAAATCGTTCAACGCGACTTTGATGATGTATGGAATTTCGCGATCGGTACACACTACCAACTTAATGACCAATGGCGATTAGAAACCGGAGTGAGTTACGAAACCTCACCGCAAGATGATCCGACAAAGGTATACATGGATCTCCCAATAAGCGACATATGGCGCTATGGAGTCGGTGCGACCTATCGAGTAAATGATAACTGGCAAGTGCGTGGTTACTACGACTACATCGACCTAGGTACGCCAAACATTGATTACACACTCGGCCTTGCACCTTCGCTAGGTAACCTTAACGGTCAATACAAGAGTCATGCACACTACTTTGGCCTACAAGCGAACTATCGCTTCAAGTAA
- a CDS encoding c-type cytochrome: MKKLTIALLISVPVMAIAATEAVNNRQQAFSSIEKLNKQVSSELGNRNTDWKKVEELSGSLVEHGVVLSNSFAESDTGGKAKEAVWSKPEKFNQLMLQMNQGFTELQQASIEQDLSKAERGLDAANNTCRACHRTYRSRW, from the coding sequence ATGAAAAAACTGACTATCGCTTTACTTATCTCCGTGCCGGTGATGGCTATTGCCGCAACGGAAGCTGTGAACAATCGCCAGCAGGCTTTTAGTTCAATTGAAAAGCTCAATAAACAAGTGTCTTCAGAATTAGGGAACCGAAATACAGATTGGAAGAAGGTTGAGGAGTTAAGTGGGAGTTTGGTTGAGCACGGAGTTGTACTGAGTAATAGTTTTGCTGAGAGTGACACGGGCGGTAAAGCAAAAGAAGCGGTGTGGAGTAAGCCGGAGAAATTCAATCAGCTGATGCTACAGATGAACCAAGGTTTTACGGAGTTGCAACAAGCGAGTATTGAGCAGGACCTTAGCAAGGCTGAACGTGGTTTAGATGCGGCCAATAACACATGCCGAGCGTGTCATCGTACTTATCGTTCGCGTTGGTAA